A stretch of Cyanobacterium sp. HL-69 DNA encodes these proteins:
- the pcyA gene encoding phycocyanobilin:ferredoxin oxidoreductase PcyA, whose amino-acid sequence MTQVFKSDLKQRLHPLINQLGDGIVDTWRSHLELSPFQLPEELGYVEGKLEGERLTIQNCCFQSREFRKMHLELAKVGENLDILHCVMFPKSEYPLPMFGCDIVAGKRGISAAIVDLSPTSADKTLSPSYQEKLSNLENPNFQDVRELPPWGDIFSPYCLFIRPSDAQEEQKFLHRVINFLTIHCQIAIASNEVDDIEKSTYLQGQKHYCQQQQKNDKTRKILEKAFGIDWAEIYMNKVLFDIPE is encoded by the coding sequence ATGACTCAAGTTTTTAAATCTGACCTTAAACAAAGGTTACACCCCCTTATTAATCAACTAGGTGATGGCATTGTGGATACGTGGCGATCGCACTTAGAACTATCCCCCTTCCAACTACCAGAAGAATTAGGCTATGTAGAAGGGAAACTAGAAGGAGAAAGACTAACTATTCAAAACTGCTGTTTTCAGAGCCGAGAATTTCGCAAAATGCACCTTGAGTTGGCAAAGGTAGGAGAAAACCTCGACATTCTACACTGTGTAATGTTTCCCAAATCAGAATACCCCCTCCCCATGTTTGGTTGTGACATCGTGGCTGGTAAAAGAGGCATCAGCGCCGCCATTGTGGATTTATCCCCCACCAGTGCCGATAAAACCCTCTCTCCTTCCTACCAAGAAAAACTATCAAATCTGGAAAATCCCAACTTCCAAGATGTTCGAGAATTACCCCCATGGGGAGACATTTTTTCCCCCTACTGTCTTTTCATTCGCCCCTCTGATGCCCAAGAAGAACAAAAATTTTTACATAGAGTTATCAACTTTTTAACTATCCATTGTCAAATTGCGATCGCCTCTAATGAAGTTGACGACATAGAAAAATCAACCTATTTACAAGGGCAAAAACATTATTGCCAACAGCAACAAAAAAACGATAAAACCCGTAAAATACTCGAAAAAGCCTTTGGAATTGATTGGGCAGAAATCTATATGAACAAAGTATTATTTGATATTCCTGAGTAG
- the tatA gene encoding sec-independent protein translocase protein TatA has protein sequence MFGLGIPELVVILVVAILIFGPKKLPELGNALGKSLRGFKEEISNKPEDDDNGDKDY, from the coding sequence ATGTTTGGCTTAGGCATTCCCGAATTAGTGGTCATTTTGGTAGTGGCAATCTTAATCTTTGGGCCGAAAAAACTACCAGAATTGGGCAATGCTTTAGGTAAAAGTTTGCGAGGATTTAAAGAAGAAATCAGCAACAAGCCAGAAGATGATGACAACGGGGATAAAGACTATTAA
- the hemH gene encoding ferrochelatase, giving the protein MARTGVLLLNLGGPEKLEDVRPFLYNLFSDPEIIRLPSPLLQKPLAWLISTLRSKKSEENYKEIGGGSPLLQITEAQAEALQSRLKEHEGDIKVYVGMRYWHPFTEEAIAQIKADNVQKLVILPLYPHFSISTSGSSFRVLEEMWAKDPELQNIEYTLVPSWYDHQNYLASMTDLIRQELEQFENQDQVHIFFSAHGVPKSYVTEAGDPYQEEIERCTELIMKNLNTQNPYTLAYQSKVGPVEWLKPYTEDALILLGEQKIKDLLVVPISFVSEHIETLQEIDLEYREIAEEAGISNFKRVPAPNTHPEFIDALYNLTTEALDKNPLRFDQVTHPKKNMKMYPQEKWEWGLTTAAEVWNGRLAMLGFVALLFELMSGHGPLHFVGLL; this is encoded by the coding sequence ATGGCTCGGACAGGAGTATTATTGTTAAATTTAGGTGGACCAGAAAAGTTAGAGGATGTACGTCCTTTTCTCTATAACTTATTTTCTGACCCTGAAATTATCCGCCTACCTTCCCCCTTGTTACAAAAACCCCTTGCGTGGTTAATCTCCACCCTCAGAAGTAAAAAATCTGAGGAAAATTACAAGGAAATTGGGGGAGGCTCACCATTGTTGCAAATTACAGAAGCTCAGGCCGAGGCTTTGCAAAGTAGATTAAAAGAGCATGAAGGGGACATTAAAGTGTATGTGGGCATGCGATATTGGCATCCTTTCACCGAAGAGGCGATCGCCCAGATAAAAGCCGATAATGTGCAAAAATTAGTTATCCTGCCCCTCTATCCCCATTTTTCCATCAGTACCAGCGGTTCTAGTTTTCGGGTATTAGAAGAAATGTGGGCAAAAGACCCCGAATTACAAAACATTGAATATACCCTAGTACCATCATGGTATGATCACCAAAACTATCTAGCCTCCATGACTGACTTAATCAGACAGGAACTAGAACAATTTGAAAATCAGGATCAAGTCCATATCTTTTTTAGCGCCCATGGTGTGCCAAAAAGTTATGTAACCGAAGCAGGAGATCCTTATCAGGAAGAGATTGAGCGGTGTACAGAGTTAATAATGAAAAATCTTAACACCCAAAACCCCTACACCCTAGCTTATCAAAGTAAAGTGGGTCCTGTGGAATGGCTAAAACCATACACCGAAGATGCTCTAATCCTTTTAGGAGAACAAAAAATAAAAGATTTATTGGTGGTCCCCATTAGCTTTGTATCCGAGCATATCGAGACATTACAAGAAATAGATCTCGAATATCGGGAAATCGCCGAAGAGGCAGGAATCAGCAACTTTAAAAGAGTACCAGCGCCCAACACTCACCCCGAATTCATTGATGCCCTTTATAACCTAACCACCGAGGCTTTGGATAAAAATCCCCTTCGGTTTGACCAAGTTACTCATCCCAAGAAAAATATGAAAATGTATCCCCAAGAAAAATGGGAATGGGGTTTAACTACCGCAGCGGAAGTGTGGAATGGACGTTTAGCCATGTTAGGCTTTGTGGCATTATTATTTGAATTAATGAGTGGTCATGGTCCTTTACATTTTGTTGGCTTATTATGA
- the rsmI gene encoding 16S rRNA (cytidine(1402)-2'-O)-methyltransferase: MATPIGNLEDMTFRGLKVLESADLIGAEDTRHTGKLLHHFQVKTPMVSYHLHNYQSRIAEFIPRLREGENIALVTDAGTPAISDPGYNLVRACVEGNIQVIPIPGANAAINGLIASGLSTERFVFEGFLATKKKLRDALLSELKDERRTIIFYESPHRLRKTLGDFLGVFGASRQITLARELTKLHEDFWRGTVEGAIALYQKKEPRGEYTIIVAGNSDQQWEQLSHEEIKERLSALLQEGMSKSEASQQLAKLTNLSRREIYRLSIDMDD, translated from the coding sequence GTGGCAACCCCCATCGGCAATCTTGAGGATATGACTTTTCGGGGGTTAAAGGTTTTAGAATCGGCTGATTTGATTGGGGCGGAGGATACTCGCCATACAGGTAAGTTGCTACATCATTTTCAGGTGAAGACTCCTATGGTTAGTTATCATCTCCATAATTATCAGAGTAGAATTGCTGAGTTTATTCCTCGATTGAGAGAAGGAGAAAATATTGCTCTGGTGACAGATGCGGGGACTCCTGCCATTTCTGATCCAGGATACAATTTAGTTAGGGCTTGTGTTGAAGGAAATATACAGGTGATACCGATTCCGGGGGCTAATGCGGCTATAAATGGTTTGATTGCTTCTGGTTTATCAACGGAAAGATTTGTTTTTGAGGGTTTTTTAGCCACTAAGAAGAAGTTACGGGATGCTTTGTTGTCTGAATTAAAGGACGAAAGACGTACGATAATTTTTTATGAGTCTCCCCATCGTCTTAGGAAGACTTTAGGGGATTTTTTGGGGGTGTTTGGTGCTTCTCGACAGATTACCCTTGCACGGGAGTTGACTAAGCTACATGAAGATTTTTGGCGGGGTACGGTGGAAGGAGCGATCGCCCTTTACCAAAAAAAAGAACCGAGGGGGGAATATACTATTATTGTGGCGGGAAATAGTGATCAACAATGGGAACAATTATCCCATGAAGAAATTAAAGAAAGATTGAGTGCATTATTACAAGAGGGCATGAGCAAAAGCGAAGCAAGTCAGCAATTAGCAAAACTAACAAACCTATCTCGCCGTGAAATTTACCGTCTATCCATTGATATGGACGATTAA